From Streptomyces sp. NBC_00370, a single genomic window includes:
- the rodA gene encoding rod shape-determining protein RodA: protein MAGTSGFSVSGYGPERGTWAKLAARDSLVRRLDWPLLFSALALSFIGSMLVWSATRNRTQLNNGDPYYFLIRHVMNTGIGLGLMIATVWLGHRTLRGAVPVLYGLSVVLILAVLTPLGATINGAHAWIVIGGGFSIQPSEFVKITILLGMAMVLASRVDAGDQPYPDHRTVAKALGLAVLPMAIIMLMPDLGSVMVMAVIVLGCLLASGAANRWVLGLIGAGVLGAFLVAALGILDEYQINRFAAFANPDLDPAGVGYNTNQARIAIGSGGLTGTGLFHGSQTTGQFVPEQQTDFVFTVAGEELGFLGAGLILLLLGVVLWRACRIARETTELYGTVVAAGIIAWFGFQAFENIGMTLGIMPVAGLPLPFVSYGGSSMFAVWIAVGLLQSIRVQRPMSA, encoded by the coding sequence ATGGCCGGCACAAGTGGCTTCTCCGTCTCCGGATACGGTCCCGAGCGCGGTACGTGGGCCAAGCTCGCCGCCCGCGACTCGCTGGTGCGCAGGCTCGACTGGCCGCTGCTGTTCTCGGCCCTCGCGCTGTCGTTCATCGGCTCGATGCTGGTGTGGTCGGCGACGCGTAACCGCACCCAGCTGAACAACGGCGACCCGTACTACTTCCTCATCCGGCACGTCATGAACACCGGCATCGGGCTCGGCCTGATGATCGCGACGGTCTGGCTGGGCCACCGCACCCTGCGCGGCGCGGTACCGGTGCTGTACGGGCTGTCCGTGGTGCTGATCCTCGCTGTGCTCACGCCGCTCGGCGCCACGATCAACGGCGCGCACGCGTGGATCGTGATCGGCGGCGGCTTCTCGATCCAGCCCTCGGAGTTCGTGAAGATCACCATCCTGCTGGGGATGGCGATGGTGCTGGCGTCCCGGGTGGACGCGGGGGACCAGCCGTATCCGGACCACCGCACGGTCGCCAAGGCGCTCGGCCTCGCCGTCCTGCCGATGGCGATCATCATGCTGATGCCGGACCTCGGTTCGGTGATGGTCATGGCGGTGATCGTGCTCGGCTGTCTGCTGGCCTCCGGCGCCGCCAACCGCTGGGTGCTCGGGCTGATCGGCGCCGGGGTGCTCGGCGCCTTCCTGGTCGCGGCGCTCGGGATCCTCGACGAGTACCAGATCAACCGGTTCGCCGCCTTCGCCAACCCGGACCTCGACCCGGCGGGTGTCGGCTACAACACCAACCAGGCGCGGATCGCGATCGGCTCGGGCGGTCTGACCGGCACGGGGCTCTTCCACGGCTCGCAGACCACCGGGCAGTTCGTGCCCGAGCAGCAGACCGACTTCGTCTTCACCGTCGCCGGTGAGGAACTGGGCTTCCTCGGTGCCGGTCTGATACTGCTGCTGCTCGGCGTCGTGCTGTGGCGCGCCTGCCGGATCGCCCGCGAGACGACGGAGCTGTACGGCACGGTCGTCGCCGCCGGGATCATCGCCTGGTTCGGTTTCCAGGCGTTCGAGAACATCGGGATGACGCTCGGGATCATGCCGGTGGCGGGGCTGCCGCTGCCTTTTGTCTCGTACGGGGGCTCGTCGATGTTCGCGGTCTGGATCGCGGTGGGACTGCTCCAGTCGATCAGAGTGCAGAGACCGATGTCCGCCTAG
- the mreC gene encoding rod shape-determining protein MreC, with translation MRDTKESRLLLVLLIAIAFALITVDIRGGEDSPVDGARQAAATVLGPVEDGVAAGVDPVGNAISAVRDSGERHNRISTLEQQNAALKQKLGSDDRNRSRVRELDGMLKKAGAGQYGIKGAEVIAIGAAQGFSWTVTIDAGARDGIKRDMTVLNGDGLVGRVTTVGPGTSTVLLANDPDFTVGTRMEKSNELGFATGQGDRPLSVQLLNGKSKVKKGDRLVTFGSSKDKPFVPGVPVGQVVRVDPSNGGLTRTIQVRPFVGFTKLDIVGVVVQAPRTDPRDTVLPPKPRATPTPTVTVTVTPSANADGTNTVPNGGVQSNAPDLTTDDAAVRPQNNAGDPPGDGDDPYDEQE, from the coding sequence GTGAGGGACACAAAGGAGAGTCGTCTGCTCCTGGTGCTGCTGATCGCCATCGCGTTCGCACTGATCACGGTCGACATCCGCGGGGGTGAGGATTCCCCCGTCGACGGCGCGCGGCAGGCCGCCGCCACCGTCCTCGGTCCGGTGGAGGACGGCGTCGCGGCAGGCGTCGACCCGGTCGGGAACGCCATAAGCGCGGTACGGGACTCCGGCGAACGCCACAACCGCATCAGCACCCTGGAGCAGCAGAACGCGGCTCTCAAGCAGAAGCTGGGCAGCGACGACCGCAACCGCAGCCGGGTGCGTGAGCTGGACGGCATGCTGAAGAAGGCCGGCGCGGGACAGTACGGCATCAAGGGCGCCGAGGTCATCGCGATAGGAGCGGCCCAGGGCTTCTCCTGGACGGTGACCATCGACGCGGGCGCCAGGGACGGCATCAAGCGCGACATGACGGTGCTCAACGGCGACGGACTCGTCGGCCGGGTCACCACCGTCGGTCCCGGCACCTCGACCGTACTGCTCGCCAACGACCCCGACTTCACCGTCGGCACGCGTATGGAGAAGAGCAACGAGCTGGGCTTCGCGACGGGGCAGGGCGACCGGCCGCTCTCCGTCCAGCTCCTCAACGGCAAGTCCAAGGTCAAGAAGGGCGACCGGCTCGTCACGTTCGGCTCCAGCAAGGACAAGCCGTTCGTGCCGGGGGTGCCGGTCGGCCAGGTCGTCCGGGTCGACCCGTCCAACGGCGGTCTGACCAGGACCATCCAGGTGCGGCCCTTCGTCGGCTTCACCAAGCTCGACATCGTCGGTGTGGTCGTCCAGGCACCCCGCACGGACCCGCGCGACACCGTGCTGCCGCCGAAGCCGCGTGCGACCCCGACGCCCACCGTCACCGTCACGGTCACCCCCTCGGCCAACGCCGACGGTACGAACACCGTGCCGAACGGCGGCGTGCAGAGCAACGCGCCCGATCTCACCACCGACGACGCCGCCGTACGGCCCCAGAACAACGCGGGCGATCCACCGGGCGACGGCGACGACCCGTACGACGAGCAGGAATAG
- the mrdA gene encoding penicillin-binding protein 2 gives MSNIPETGRTPRVQIRLIVIQVLVFSLLLTLGGRLWYLQVRNGQEYTDEAKNNHVQQVVQPAVRGSILDNKGVPLADNETRLVVSASRTDLMKMPDDGKAVLTRLAGVLGMKPADVIQKVRLCDAKTPQPCWNGSPYQPIPVTTEATTQQALQIRERTEDFPGITAEPTALRRYPAPAGANASQELGYLGPVTDDEVAGSEKTDNPLLRSDSVGRAGLENSYDQQLRGKSGVTRYEVDNLGRVIGKAGATPAVPGSNLVTSIDSRIQALTEKELAAAMKTLRKTWDSVTNSYYKADSGAAVVMDVHTGRVIAMASAPTFDPNVWAGGISAKNYKKLTKASSNYPLLNRAIQGQSAPGSTFKVISTSAAINAGYAPDGGYPCTSSMTIGNREFKNFEGENFGDISIGRALEVSCDTVFYYLAYDQWKKDGGNNPKHPKDYFFKTAHQFGLGKKTGIDLPNEVKGRVPDRQWKQAYWEANKALWCKQGKKDGNYVQQIEFENCVDGNRVRAGDSVNYAIGQGDTLLTPIQEAVIYSAIANGGTMYQPSLGRAIVSADGKKVQEIKPEVAGKLPDSKQTLAYMNKALEGVVTSGTAAWQFGGWPQDKIKLHAKTGTAEVAGKQTTSWFSTYTKDYAIVMTISQGGTGSGGSGPAVRKIYEAMYGIDADGNLNPKNALMPKPVKTLPKIQPDGSIDAPTLKPYQLPKKKEPVDPTAPPSAPAAPTDPGGTQTVAGAPLTPARRD, from the coding sequence GTGAGCAACATTCCGGAGACCGGGCGTACCCCCCGGGTACAGATCCGGCTGATCGTTATTCAGGTCCTCGTCTTCTCCCTGCTGCTCACCCTCGGCGGCCGGCTCTGGTACCTCCAGGTGCGCAACGGCCAGGAGTACACGGACGAGGCCAAGAACAACCACGTACAGCAGGTCGTCCAGCCGGCCGTCCGCGGCTCGATCCTCGACAACAAGGGCGTGCCCCTCGCCGACAACGAGACCCGTCTCGTCGTGTCGGCCAGCCGCACCGACCTGATGAAGATGCCGGACGACGGCAAGGCCGTACTGACCCGGCTCGCCGGTGTCCTCGGGATGAAGCCGGCCGACGTCATCCAGAAGGTCAGGCTCTGCGACGCGAAGACCCCGCAGCCCTGCTGGAACGGCTCGCCCTACCAGCCGATCCCGGTCACCACCGAGGCCACCACCCAGCAGGCGCTGCAGATCCGCGAGCGCACCGAGGACTTCCCCGGCATCACCGCAGAACCGACCGCGCTGCGCCGCTACCCGGCGCCCGCAGGGGCCAACGCCTCGCAGGAGCTGGGCTACCTCGGCCCGGTCACCGACGACGAGGTGGCGGGCTCGGAGAAGACGGACAACCCGCTGCTGCGCTCCGACTCGGTCGGCAGGGCGGGTCTGGAGAACAGCTACGACCAGCAGTTGCGCGGCAAGTCGGGGGTGACCCGCTACGAGGTGGACAACCTCGGCCGGGTCATCGGCAAGGCCGGCGCGACACCCGCGGTGCCCGGCAGCAATCTGGTCACGAGCATCGACTCGCGGATCCAGGCGCTGACCGAGAAGGAACTCGCGGCGGCCATGAAGACCCTGCGCAAGACCTGGGACTCGGTCACCAACAGCTACTACAAGGCCGACTCGGGCGCCGCCGTCGTGATGGACGTGCACACCGGGCGGGTCATCGCGATGGCCAGCGCGCCGACGTTCGACCCGAACGTGTGGGCCGGCGGCATCTCCGCCAAGAACTACAAGAAGCTCACCAAGGCGTCGTCCAACTATCCGCTGCTGAACCGCGCCATACAGGGTCAGTCGGCCCCGGGATCGACCTTCAAGGTCATCTCGACCAGCGCGGCCATCAACGCCGGATACGCGCCGGACGGCGGCTACCCCTGCACCTCGTCGATGACCATCGGCAACCGCGAGTTCAAGAACTTCGAGGGCGAGAACTTCGGCGACATCAGCATCGGCAGGGCCCTTGAGGTCTCCTGCGACACCGTCTTCTACTACCTGGCCTACGACCAGTGGAAGAAGGACGGCGGCAACAACCCGAAGCACCCCAAGGACTACTTCTTCAAGACGGCCCACCAGTTCGGGCTCGGCAAGAAGACCGGGATCGACCTGCCCAACGAGGTCAAGGGCCGGGTGCCCGACCGCCAGTGGAAGCAGGCGTACTGGGAGGCCAACAAGGCTCTGTGGTGCAAGCAGGGCAAGAAGGACGGCAACTACGTCCAGCAGATCGAGTTCGAGAACTGCGTGGACGGCAACAGGGTGCGCGCCGGTGACTCCGTCAACTACGCGATCGGCCAGGGCGACACGCTGCTGACCCCGATCCAGGAGGCCGTGATCTACTCCGCCATCGCCAACGGCGGCACGATGTACCAGCCGTCACTCGGCCGGGCCATCGTCAGCGCCGACGGCAAGAAGGTGCAGGAGATCAAGCCGGAGGTGGCGGGCAAGCTGCCGGACAGCAAGCAGACCCTGGCGTACATGAACAAGGCGCTGGAAGGCGTGGTCACCAGCGGTACCGCCGCCTGGCAGTTCGGCGGCTGGCCGCAGGACAAGATCAAGCTGCACGCCAAGACGGGTACGGCGGAGGTCGCCGGCAAGCAGACCACGTCCTGGTTCTCGACCTACACCAAGGACTACGCGATCGTGATGACGATCTCGCAGGGCGGCACCGGCTCCGGCGGTTCGGGTCCCGCCGTCCGCAAGATCTACGAGGCGATGTACGGGATCGACGCCGACGGCAATCTGAATCCGAAGAACGCCCTGATGCCCAAGCCGGTCAAGACGCTCCCCAAGATCCAGCCGGACGGTTCGATCGACGCGCCGACCCTCAAGCCGTACCAGCTGCCGAAGAAGAAGGAGCCGGTCGACCCGACGGCGCCACCGTCGGCGCCCGCCGCCCCCACCGATCCCGGCGGCACCCAGACGGTCGCGGGAGCACCCCTGACACCGGCACGGAGGGACTGA
- the mreD gene encoding rod shape-determining protein MreD — translation MRINRILLSTALVVVALVVQVSVLARLHLPGAVPDLMLLVVLALAFVYGHTAGAFIGFGAGLLTDLAPPADHAAGRYALVLCVIGYAAGLVRPEKGQIRSALAPMTAVVAAAVGSTLLYAGVGALVGDTAARHVGLGSLLFTAAVYDLLLAPFVVPLVMWLARRADNDPLAESQKNSGGGADVAAGWLGAGTGLKIGGQRGGMRIKTARSRAARAGRIKGVKRL, via the coding sequence ATGCGTATCAACCGGATTCTGCTCTCGACCGCCCTGGTCGTGGTCGCCCTCGTCGTCCAGGTGTCGGTCCTCGCCCGGCTTCATCTGCCCGGCGCCGTGCCCGACCTCATGCTCCTCGTCGTCCTCGCTCTCGCCTTCGTGTACGGGCACACGGCCGGCGCCTTCATCGGCTTCGGGGCCGGCCTGCTGACCGACCTCGCGCCGCCCGCCGACCACGCGGCCGGCCGCTACGCGCTGGTGCTCTGCGTGATCGGTTACGCGGCGGGCCTGGTACGCCCGGAGAAGGGCCAGATCAGATCGGCGCTCGCGCCGATGACCGCGGTCGTCGCGGCCGCCGTCGGCTCGACCTTGCTCTACGCGGGCGTCGGCGCGCTCGTCGGTGACACCGCCGCCCGCCATGTGGGTCTCGGCAGCCTGCTGTTCACCGCCGCTGTCTACGATCTGCTGCTGGCGCCGTTCGTGGTCCCGCTGGTCATGTGGCTCGCCAGACGCGCCGACAACGACCCGCTCGCCGAGAGCCAGAAGAACAGCGGGGGCGGCGCGGACGTGGCGGCCGGCTGGCTCGGCGCCGGCACCGGTCTGAAGATCGGCGGCCAGCGCGGCGGCATGCGGATCAAGACGGCACGCAGCCGCGCGGCACGGGCCGGACGTATCAAGGGGGTCAAACGACTGTGA